One window of Treponema denticola genomic DNA carries:
- a CDS encoding ABC transporter substrate-binding protein — protein sequence MNKKIMLTVFYTVLAAGIFAGGTKDKTETVHVKKQGEVIIVNLSPPVYSMLQTFPGLKDSVAGVNPRTFSTSNPKVLAAVNPNAKNLNSSFLNNDFSVNAESLAALEPTIILYYGEFEKKGLDNLSIPMVNMQINDMDSESLTQKWEKMIADIFKTDNGNKMEKQWKKTNEILSATLKDGKNIRGLFIFSTVGGKIMVSGNKSYGGNFLRKAGIENVAELDGFAEGAGQVEVSMEQINEWNPDIIFINSIRIGKNNTSAKTILENTDTRNWSFIKAVKDKKVFDIPQGTFSWGMPCADSPLMPLWMLTKITPEKYSEFEFKKKIKTYYKEVYDTELEDAVIDEMLSPVK from the coding sequence ATGAATAAAAAAATTATGTTGACGGTTTTCTATACCGTTTTGGCTGCCGGTATTTTTGCCGGAGGAACAAAGGATAAAACGGAAACGGTTCATGTAAAGAAGCAAGGCGAGGTAATAATTGTAAACTTATCGCCGCCGGTTTATTCAATGCTTCAAACCTTTCCCGGCTTAAAGGATTCGGTTGCAGGTGTAAACCCGAGAACTTTTTCAACCTCAAATCCTAAAGTTTTAGCGGCAGTAAATCCGAATGCTAAAAACTTAAACAGCTCTTTTTTGAACAATGATTTTTCCGTTAATGCCGAAAGCCTTGCTGCCTTGGAACCTACGATTATTCTCTATTATGGAGAATTTGAAAAAAAAGGCCTAGATAATTTAAGCATCCCTATGGTTAATATGCAAATCAATGACATGGATAGTGAAAGCCTTACGCAAAAATGGGAAAAAATGATAGCTGATATTTTTAAAACCGATAACGGCAATAAAATGGAAAAGCAATGGAAGAAAACAAATGAAATTCTTTCGGCAACTTTAAAAGACGGAAAAAACATACGCGGGCTATTTATTTTCAGCACTGTCGGCGGTAAAATTATGGTAAGCGGAAATAAAAGTTACGGTGGAAATTTTTTACGCAAGGCCGGTATTGAAAATGTTGCGGAACTTGACGGTTTTGCCGAGGGTGCAGGACAAGTTGAAGTGTCAATGGAGCAAATAAATGAGTGGAATCCGGATATTATTTTTATCAACAGTATCAGAATCGGTAAAAACAATACGAGTGCAAAAACGATTTTAGAAAATACGGATACAAGGAATTGGTCGTTTATAAAGGCTGTAAAAGATAAAAAAGTTTTTGATATTCCGCAAGGCACTTTTAGCTGGGGAATGCCTTGTGCCGATTCTCCTCTAATGCCCTTATGGATGCTCACAAAGATAACACCCGAAAAATATAGTGAGTTTGAATTTAAGAAAAAAATAAAAACCTATTATAAAGAAGTTTATGATACGGAGCTTGAGGATGCGGTCATTGATGAAATGCTTTCTCCCGTAAAATAA
- a CDS encoding MarR family transcriptional regulator, with protein MKNTENLIDLYISLVEKIANGKSKILNFEGEDMSFYRGEIHIIKKIGDSPGIFSSEIARSMGITRAVIHKTLLKLEKRNLIKKEDCEKDKKIKKLFLTEKGLAAAKAHEQYHDEHDKAFFDFLSSLNADKRHIIEQFLIRANEMIEHHF; from the coding sequence TTGAAAAATACCGAAAACCTTATTGATCTTTATATTTCACTTGTAGAAAAAATAGCAAACGGTAAATCTAAAATACTTAATTTTGAAGGAGAAGACATGAGCTTTTACCGAGGTGAAATTCATATTATAAAAAAAATAGGGGACAGTCCCGGTATTTTCAGTTCCGAAATTGCACGCAGTATGGGAATAACACGGGCGGTCATTCATAAAACGCTTTTAAAACTTGAGAAGCGGAATCTTATAAAAAAAGAAGATTGTGAAAAGGATAAAAAAATTAAAAAACTTTTTTTAACCGAAAAAGGTCTTGCAGCAGCTAAGGCTCATGAACAGTATCATGATGAACACGACAAAGCTTTTTTCGATTTTTTATCTTCACTTAATGCCGATAAACGACACATAATAGAACAATTTTTAATAAGGGCAAATGAAATGATTGAGCATCATTTTTAA
- a CDS encoding methyltransferase translates to MDTLLDAQIFFSALELDIYTKLEGGKTVEVLSEVLGCNSTALQYFLNVLLGEGLLYKEGRVFFPAEESARFLSKKSSEYIGEVLLFRKKLSALVNIKELIDSNQEKNTEKLSQNKFFDFAEMAQINIQEILTFRKQTLLAAVNSSCKKGPKNVLDLGGGAGAMLGVIAKQYPCASYTLFESPVVAKIAYDYIKQISLKNTVKIIEGDFLKDDIRNDYDLIIASGIFPFAGNALESLAEKIYTATQKDGFLFVYDTSFAEKGRRLVFEKRWLLGNLKAGRPIKKDINLDAVLQKVGFSLIKKTADDLYPLFIYQKCKE, encoded by the coding sequence TTGGATACACTACTTGATGCTCAGATTTTCTTTTCGGCACTAGAATTGGATATTTACACCAAGCTGGAGGGAGGTAAAACCGTAGAAGTTCTTTCCGAAGTTCTCGGCTGTAACAGCACTGCCTTGCAGTATTTTTTGAACGTTTTGCTAGGCGAGGGGCTTTTATACAAAGAAGGAAGAGTGTTTTTCCCTGCAGAAGAAAGTGCTCGGTTTTTATCTAAAAAAAGTTCCGAATACATAGGAGAAGTTTTACTTTTTAGGAAAAAGCTATCCGCCCTTGTAAACATAAAAGAACTTATAGATTCTAATCAAGAAAAAAATACTGAAAAGCTCTCTCAAAATAAGTTTTTTGATTTTGCGGAAATGGCACAAATTAATATCCAAGAAATTCTAACTTTTAGAAAACAAACATTGCTGGCCGCCGTAAACTCATCATGTAAAAAAGGACCTAAAAACGTACTTGACCTTGGCGGAGGAGCCGGTGCCATGCTCGGTGTAATTGCGAAGCAATACCCCTGTGCTTCCTATACCTTATTTGAAAGTCCCGTTGTTGCAAAAATTGCCTATGATTACATAAAACAGATTTCCTTAAAAAATACGGTTAAAATAATAGAAGGCGATTTTCTAAAAGACGACATACGGAATGATTACGATTTAATAATCGCTTCCGGCATCTTTCCTTTTGCCGGAAATGCTCTTGAAAGCCTTGCAGAAAAAATATATACGGCAACGCAAAAAGACGGCTTTCTTTTTGTTTACGATACTTCTTTTGCCGAAAAAGGCCGAAGACTCGTATTTGAAAAACGGTGGTTATTAGGAAATTTAAAAGCAGGGCGGCCTATAAAGAAAGATATAAATTTAGATGCCGTTTTACAAAAAGTCGGTTTCAGCTTAATAAAAAAAACTGCCGATGATCTTTATCCTCTTTTTATTTATCAAAAATGTAAGGAGTAA
- a CDS encoding ABC transporter substrate-binding protein, with protein MKNKLFIILGFLCMSTLLFAGGSKEGSTKQEKGREMYGYMVPASVPQRTAVGQVVLLQMLDMLDVDIVARPSTKREISARYKDKTEIGMPMRVDLEKLKEVNPDFYLATGDRGAPIAEQLKALNIPAEFLQTTTYTDILNSMKYLGEVYNKQKEAAAYVKEVEDVVAKVKAANKNKKPLKVLIIAGFPNSMSIHTEGSFVGSLIKVLGAENIWKDNTVKNTTVPMNLELVKASNPDIILLTSHGDAKDTAKMYEKEFQSDFWQKIDAVKNKRYYSLDTKIFFIAGSPYIPEALETLGNYFYGSK; from the coding sequence ATGAAAAACAAATTATTTATTATTTTGGGTTTCCTTTGTATGAGTACCCTGCTGTTTGCAGGAGGAAGCAAGGAAGGCAGTACGAAACAGGAAAAAGGCCGTGAAATGTACGGCTATATGGTTCCTGCATCCGTTCCTCAAAGGACTGCTGTAGGACAGGTTGTTTTATTACAGATGCTTGACATGCTTGATGTCGATATAGTTGCAAGACCTTCGACAAAACGGGAAATAAGTGCAAGGTATAAGGATAAAACGGAAATCGGTATGCCGATGCGCGTTGATCTTGAAAAGCTTAAGGAAGTAAACCCCGACTTTTATTTGGCAACCGGTGATAGGGGTGCACCTATTGCAGAACAATTAAAGGCTTTAAATATTCCTGCGGAGTTTTTGCAGACTACAACCTACACCGATATTTTAAATTCGATGAAGTACTTAGGTGAGGTTTACAACAAGCAAAAAGAAGCCGCAGCTTATGTAAAAGAAGTGGAAGATGTGGTTGCAAAGGTTAAAGCTGCCAATAAAAATAAAAAGCCCCTTAAAGTTTTGATTATTGCAGGTTTTCCCAACAGTATGAGTATACATACGGAAGGTTCTTTTGTCGGCAGTTTAATAAAGGTCTTAGGTGCGGAAAATATCTGGAAGGACAATACGGTTAAAAATACTACGGTTCCTATGAATCTGGAGCTGGTAAAGGCTTCCAATCCAGATATTATTTTGCTTACCAGCCACGGTGATGCAAAAGATACTGCAAAAATGTACGAAAAAGAATTTCAAAGTGATTTTTGGCAAAAAATTGACGCCGTTAAAAATAAGAGATATTATAGTTTGGATACCAAAATATTCTTTATTGCAGGTTCCCCTTATATACCGGAAGCTCTGGAAACTTTAGGCAACTACTTTTATGGAAGTAAGTAG
- a CDS encoding FecCD family ABC transporter permease — MVIQVKKAGVFIVLSLLLIVLFFSSVASGSLKFSFAQIWATLLGRGEQLVTDVIFDLRLPRVLVALVIGMNLASAGALMQAVMQNPLADPGIIGVSAGASVAGVILMLALPQYAYLVPPAAFVGAIFAAFLIYLLAWKDGFTPVRIILSGVAINALLGSLTGLVTILFSDRLQGALMWLNGSLSGKTWRHFQVLIVYSIPALILALLCIRAANVLLLGDEKAKSLGVSVNRCRVFLSIIGAFLAGISTSTVGIIGFIGLVIPHIMRMLVGSDYKSLLPFSMFGGAVLLLGADTFARTIASPIELPVGIVMSIFGAPFFLYLLRSSGKRR, encoded by the coding sequence GTGGTAATACAGGTGAAAAAAGCAGGCGTTTTTATTGTTTTGTCTCTATTACTTATAGTTTTGTTTTTTTCATCTGTTGCATCGGGTTCGCTCAAATTTTCGTTTGCACAAATTTGGGCGACCCTGCTCGGCAGAGGGGAGCAGCTCGTTACCGATGTAATCTTTGATTTGAGGCTTCCGCGTGTCCTTGTTGCACTCGTCATCGGAATGAATCTTGCATCTGCCGGAGCTTTGATGCAGGCGGTTATGCAAAATCCCTTGGCGGATCCCGGTATTATCGGCGTTTCTGCAGGGGCCAGTGTCGCCGGGGTTATATTGATGCTCGCTCTTCCTCAGTATGCATACTTGGTTCCGCCTGCAGCTTTTGTCGGGGCGATATTTGCAGCCTTTTTAATATATCTTTTAGCATGGAAAGACGGGTTTACTCCCGTACGGATTATTCTATCGGGAGTTGCAATCAATGCTCTTTTGGGAAGCCTTACCGGTTTGGTTACCATTTTATTTAGCGACAGGCTTCAAGGTGCGTTGATGTGGCTTAACGGAAGTTTGTCTGGAAAAACATGGCGGCATTTTCAAGTGCTTATTGTATACAGTATTCCTGCCCTGATACTTGCTCTTCTTTGTATTAGGGCAGCGAATGTCTTATTGCTGGGAGATGAAAAAGCAAAAAGTCTTGGGGTAAGTGTCAACCGCTGCCGTGTATTTCTTTCGATTATCGGGGCTTTTTTGGCAGGGATATCGACTTCGACTGTCGGAATCATCGGTTTTATAGGTTTAGTTATCCCCCATATCATGAGGATGCTGGTCGGCTCGGATTATAAGAGCCTATTACCGTTTTCAATGTTCGGCGGAGCGGTTTTGCTGCTCGGGGCGGATACTTTTGCTCGCACTATTGCTTCACCGATTGAATTGCCTGTAGGAATTGTAATGTCGATATTCGGAGCACCGTTTTTCCTATACCTACTGAGAAGTTCCGGTAAAAGGAGATAA
- a CDS encoding ABC transporter ATP-binding protein, which translates to MTAVSAKDISLRYDKKDVVKSFSADFTQGKIISIIGPNGSGKSTILRSFARLLNTACGQISLFDTDIATVSKKEFAKRLAILLQHNISPEDITVKNLIYFGRCPHKKWYQQFEKRDEDILQQVLIQTDLVDFAEKKVCMLSGGERQRVWLAMALAQQPQVLLLDEPTTYLDIGYQLELLDLVYDLNRNTNLSIIMVLHDLNQAAQYSDEIIVLKDGKLYKKGTPQEIFTSELIKQIYGIDCKVIYDEEEHFPIVLPKRKGKI; encoded by the coding sequence ATGACAGCTGTTTCTGCAAAAGATATTTCGTTAAGATACGATAAAAAAGATGTAGTAAAAAGTTTTTCTGCGGATTTTACACAAGGAAAAATTATTTCGATAATAGGACCTAACGGCTCCGGAAAATCAACCATTTTACGCAGTTTTGCACGTCTTTTAAATACTGCATGCGGCCAAATATCCCTTTTCGATACCGATATCGCAACAGTATCAAAAAAGGAATTTGCAAAACGATTGGCAATTTTATTGCAGCACAATATCTCGCCTGAAGATATTACGGTAAAAAATCTGATATACTTCGGCAGATGTCCGCATAAAAAATGGTATCAGCAATTTGAAAAAAGAGATGAAGACATTTTACAACAAGTCCTTATCCAAACGGACTTAGTCGACTTTGCCGAAAAAAAAGTTTGCATGCTTTCAGGCGGCGAAAGACAGCGTGTCTGGCTTGCAATGGCATTGGCACAGCAGCCTCAAGTGCTACTGCTGGATGAGCCTACCACCTATTTGGATATAGGTTATCAGCTGGAACTTTTGGATCTTGTTTACGATTTAAATCGAAACACTAATCTTTCGATTATTATGGTATTGCACGATTTAAATCAGGCAGCACAATATAGCGATGAAATTATCGTATTAAAAGACGGCAAACTCTACAAAAAAGGGACACCGCAAGAAATTTTTACTTCAGAACTTATAAAACAAATTTACGGTATAGACTGTAAAGTTATTTATGACGAAGAGGAACATTTTCCGATCGTATTGCCTAAAAGAAAAGGCAAAATCTAA
- a CDS encoding flavodoxin family protein: MKILLTYSSKTGNTKAVAEAILKTLPQGTDFFAVSEVKDVNNYDAVIVGFWIDKGLPNEEALNFMETIKNKKTGYFFTLGAYPDSPHAEDCHKSAKELLTKNGNEVLAGFGCQGKIDPALTEMFKSLPKDHPHYMNEERRKRHEEAAKHPDKKDFENAKKAFENFGR, translated from the coding sequence ATGAAAATTTTATTGACTTATTCAAGTAAAACTGGAAACACCAAGGCTGTAGCAGAAGCCATATTAAAAACTCTTCCTCAGGGAACCGATTTTTTTGCAGTGAGCGAAGTTAAAGACGTAAACAATTATGATGCGGTCATTGTAGGTTTTTGGATCGATAAAGGCCTTCCAAATGAAGAAGCATTAAATTTTATGGAAACGATTAAAAACAAAAAAACGGGCTATTTCTTTACATTGGGAGCTTATCCCGATTCTCCCCATGCGGAAGATTGCCATAAAAGCGCAAAAGAGCTTTTAACAAAAAACGGAAATGAAGTGCTTGCAGGATTCGGCTGTCAAGGAAAAATAGATCCGGCTCTTACCGAAATGTTTAAATCCTTACCTAAAGATCATCCGCACTACATGAATGAAGAAAGAAGAAAACGCCATGAAGAGGCGGCAAAACATCCTGATAAAAAAGATTTTGAAAATGCAAAAAAAGCATTTGAAAATTTCGGAAGATAA